Proteins from a single region of Desulfolutivibrio sulfoxidireducens:
- a CDS encoding protein-disulfide reductase DsbD family protein: MKKKPSRPLCAFFLVGALVSMSLGAWTFSAFGAENAAVAGPGAPISTVPVTLEASLYAISPEKGGGLLAVLLFSPAEGWHAYSHVPGDTGEPASADLRLEPSGAALPAFFPEGRQKADVFEPEKTARVHDAPARVFVALPADPSPGSRLTGTLRLFLCSKTSCWPAALPVDLDVADLAARGLPLADAQPWWPEYGAARETTARVAAMGEAAPSPAAATASDAPAPSSASGMKLFPRSFTPALEVAGIFKAAVLAFLAGFILNFMPCVLPVVSLKLSSLLAVCSHEDAISRRRILREHNLFFALGIMAYFLVLSLVLWLAGLAWGQIFQSTTLTLTLTVVLFALTMSLFGVFHLPVIDLKMPATATGNSRSGAFLTGVLATLLATPCSGPFLGGVLAWTLLQPLFTVMAVFICLGLGMALPYILLAVWPQLVRLMPRPGDWMISLEQGMGFLLAGSCIYFLTILPREKVVAALFALWATALATWIWGRFTNLSQSRLHRTLVRGLAVILVIGATAFAAADRPPPTVAWTPFSQAEFESRMGQGNLLLTFTADWCPTCKLLERTVLGPDTIGPLKEKYGLTLMRADLTGQSPQALALLAALGSRSIPMTVLFPAGEGARAPLVLRDLYTTSNLEAAMAEVFAGGEPDENK; the protein is encoded by the coding sequence GTGAAAAAAAAACCATCGCGACCGCTTTGCGCCTTTTTTCTGGTGGGCGCACTTGTGTCCATGTCCCTCGGGGCCTGGACTTTCTCCGCCTTCGGGGCCGAAAACGCCGCTGTCGCGGGTCCGGGTGCGCCGATTTCCACTGTCCCCGTGACCCTGGAGGCGTCCCTGTACGCGATTTCTCCGGAAAAGGGCGGCGGACTGCTGGCCGTGCTCCTTTTTTCCCCGGCCGAGGGCTGGCACGCCTACAGCCATGTCCCGGGGGACACGGGAGAACCCGCCTCGGCCGACCTGCGCCTCGAACCCTCCGGCGCGGCCCTGCCGGCCTTTTTCCCCGAAGGCAGGCAAAAGGCCGATGTCTTCGAACCCGAAAAGACCGCCCGTGTCCATGACGCCCCGGCCCGGGTCTTTGTGGCGCTTCCAGCCGACCCGTCCCCAGGCTCCCGCCTGACCGGGACATTGCGCCTGTTTCTTTGCTCCAAGACGAGTTGCTGGCCAGCCGCCCTGCCTGTGGACCTGGACGTGGCGGACCTGGCCGCCCGGGGCCTGCCACTGGCCGACGCCCAGCCCTGGTGGCCGGAATACGGAGCGGCCCGGGAGACCACGGCCCGGGTGGCGGCCATGGGGGAGGCCGCACCCTCGCCAGCCGCCGCGACCGCTTCCGATGCGCCCGCGCCGTCGTCCGCCTCCGGGATGAAACTTTTCCCGCGCTCCTTCACCCCGGCCCTGGAGGTGGCCGGGATTTTCAAGGCCGCTGTCCTGGCCTTTTTGGCCGGATTCATCCTCAACTTCATGCCCTGCGTGCTGCCCGTGGTCAGCCTGAAACTGAGCAGCCTTTTGGCCGTGTGCAGCCATGAGGACGCCATCTCCAGGCGCCGGATTCTGCGCGAGCACAACCTCTTTTTCGCCCTGGGCATCATGGCCTATTTTCTGGTCCTGAGCCTTGTTCTCTGGCTGGCCGGGCTGGCCTGGGGACAGATATTCCAGTCCACGACCCTGACCCTTACCCTCACGGTGGTCCTTTTCGCCCTGACCATGAGCCTTTTCGGGGTCTTTCACCTGCCGGTCATCGACCTCAAAATGCCGGCCACGGCCACGGGCAATTCCCGTAGCGGCGCGTTTTTGACCGGAGTCCTGGCCACACTTCTGGCCACGCCGTGCAGCGGCCCGTTTCTGGGGGGAGTGTTGGCCTGGACCCTGCTCCAGCCCCTTTTCACGGTCATGGCCGTGTTCATCTGCCTGGGCCTGGGCATGGCCCTGCCCTACATCCTCCTGGCCGTCTGGCCGCAACTGGTACGGCTCATGCCCCGTCCGGGGGACTGGATGATATCGCTTGAACAGGGCATGGGATTTCTCCTGGCCGGCTCCTGCATCTACTTTTTGACCATCCTGCCCCGGGAGAAGGTCGTGGCGGCCCTTTTCGCCCTGTGGGCCACGGCCCTGGCGACCTGGATATGGGGCCGGTTCACCAACCTCTCCCAGTCCCGGCTGCACCGAACCCTGGTGCGCGGCCTGGCCGTGATCCTGGTGATCGGGGCCACAGCCTTCGCGGCCGCCGATCGCCCGCCGCCCACCGTGGCCTGGACGCCTTTCTCCCAGGCCGAATTCGAGTCCCGGATGGGCCAGGGCAACCTTCTTTTGACCTTTACCGCCGACTGGTGTCCCACCTGCAAGCTTTTGGAGCGCACGGTGCTCGGACCGGACACGATCGGCCCCCTGAAGGAGAAATACGGCCTGACGCTCATGCGGGCCGACTTGACCGGGCAGTCGCCCCAGGCCCTGGCCCTTCTGGCCGCCCTTGGCAGCCGTTCCATTCCCATGACCGTTCTTTTCCCCGCTGGAGAGGGCGCCCGCGCCCCCCTGGTCCTGCGTGACCTGTACACCACATCCAACCTTGAGGCGGCCATGGCCGAGGTTTTTGCGGGCGGGGAACCCGACGAAAATAAATAA
- a CDS encoding chemotaxis protein CheX produces MKPTDAEVAKPFVEATKHVLSMMAQVDPTAGKPYVKKGSSAAGDVSAVVGLAGDKHGSISLSFSKKCAIAIVKNMLGDDIVDIIQDAKDAVGEITNMISGQARAGLSQLGLNLQASTPTVIFGDNHTISHVTSGPVIAIPFTTEFGDFTLEFCFE; encoded by the coding sequence ATGAAGCCCACCGACGCCGAAGTCGCCAAACCTTTCGTCGAGGCCACCAAACACGTGTTGTCCATGATGGCCCAGGTCGATCCCACAGCCGGCAAGCCGTACGTCAAAAAGGGCAGTTCGGCCGCCGGCGACGTCTCCGCCGTGGTCGGCCTGGCTGGCGACAAGCACGGCAGCATCTCGCTCAGTTTCAGCAAGAAGTGCGCCATCGCCATCGTCAAAAACATGCTCGGCGACGACATCGTGGACATCATCCAGGACGCCAAGGACGCTGTCGGCGAAATCACCAACATGATCTCCGGCCAGGCCCGGGCGGGGTTGAGCCAGCTTGGCCTGAACCTGCAAGCCTCCACGCCCACGGTCATCTTTGGCGACAACCACACCATAAGCCACGTGACCTCCGGACCGGTCATCGCCATTCCCTTCACCACGGAATTTGGCGACTTCACGCTGGAGTTTTGTTTCGAATAA
- a CDS encoding DnaJ domain-containing protein produces the protein MPVHSQARSDTGRSRFESSSTTDWAALEQQLSRTKTILQEILEHLQGVLQNLRAARAGHKGWARGATRTEKPGPKPGFRSARPGAAAFGARAQEAKGPRPRPGHARFERAAGATAGAGGATASGRPSDSRREQSAFGGQTGASGQSGQTWRSSTFGQGREEAGPKTAPGSPYRTSSGNRATGGAGTSTPGDHSTQSGPFGASGRAQTGTAGASAKTGQTGQPGSQNRASFGQSRQRETFGQASRPGQTRTFHGSNAYDTRRETIRPDGAARHRYSGERQERGRQTARVSGMNLKCAYDILCLDYPCSPTEIKDAYRGMARMFHPDLGGDEEVMKDINLAYELAMRFCAGPRRSGASWSV, from the coding sequence ATGCCCGTGCATTCCCAGGCGCGCTCCGACACCGGCCGGTCCCGCTTCGAATCCTCCTCGACGACCGATTGGGCGGCCCTGGAACAGCAACTGAGCCGTACCAAGACCATTTTGCAGGAGATATTGGAGCACCTGCAAGGCGTGTTGCAGAACCTGCGCGCGGCCAGGGCCGGACACAAGGGGTGGGCCCGGGGGGCGACGCGGACGGAAAAGCCGGGACCCAAGCCCGGATTCCGATCCGCTCGGCCCGGGGCCGCCGCTTTCGGGGCTCGTGCCCAGGAGGCCAAGGGCCCGCGTCCAAGGCCCGGCCACGCCCGTTTCGAGCGGGCCGCCGGGGCCACAGCCGGGGCCGGCGGCGCCACGGCCTCGGGAAGGCCCTCGGATTCCCGCCGGGAGCAGTCCGCCTTTGGCGGACAGACCGGCGCATCCGGACAGTCCGGGCAGACATGGCGTTCCTCGACCTTCGGCCAGGGCCGCGAGGAGGCCGGGCCAAAGACCGCCCCGGGTTCCCCCTACCGCACCTCTTCCGGAAACCGGGCGACCGGGGGGGCGGGGACCTCCACGCCGGGTGACCACTCCACCCAATCCGGCCCCTTTGGGGCGTCGGGCCGCGCCCAGACCGGAACCGCCGGGGCCTCGGCCAAAACCGGCCAGACCGGACAGCCGGGCTCTCAGAATCGGGCCTCCTTCGGGCAGTCCCGCCAGCGCGAGACCTTCGGCCAGGCCTCGCGTCCAGGCCAAACCAGGACCTTTCACGGCTCCAACGCCTACGACACCCGCCGCGAGACCATCCGCCCCGACGGCGCGGCCCGTCACCGCTACAGCGGCGAACGCCAGGAACGCGGCCGCCAGACCGCGCGCGTCTCGGGCATGAACCTCAAATGCGCCTACGACATCCTGTGCCTGGATTATCCCTGCTCCCCGACCGAGATCAAGGACGCTTACCGGGGCATGGCCCGCATGTTCCATCCGGACCTCGGCGGCGACGAGGAGGTCATGAAGGACATCAATCTGGCCTACGAACTGGCCATGCGCTTTTGCGCCGGCCCGCGCCGGTCCGGGGCCTCCTGGTCCGTCTGA
- the adhE gene encoding bifunctional acetaldehyde-CoA/alcohol dehydrogenase: protein MSKEYIDDLVARVRTAQSAYAAFDQKAVDAVFHKAAAAATVNRIPLARLAVTETGMGVLEDKVIKNHFASEYIYNKYKDVKTCGVIDEDPAYGYREVAAPIGVIAGVIPTTNPTSTAIFKSLISLKTRNAIIFTPHPRAWKSTNEAARVIHDAAVAAGAPRDIVAWIDQPTPELTRLLMQHPGVNLILATGGPGMVHAAYSSGKPAIGVGAGNTPVVIDATANIKMAVSSVIMSKTFDNGMICASEQSVIVEESVAEAVKAECILRGCHFATPEQCRALARVVFVDGHLNAAIVGQSAAAIAGMAGFEVDPAVKILIAERDAIDPGDPLAHEKLSPVLAFYRSPDFSRAVDMAQELIILGGAGHTSVLYTSETNADRIEHFQQVLTTGRTLINMPSSQGAIGDVYNFRLAPSLTLGCGSWGGNSVSENIGVKHLMNVKTVAERRENMLWFRVPPKIYFKMGALRLALEEIKTRKRAFLVTDKTMEAMGHVAKVTSVLDNLGIQFRVFSEVKPDPDLSGTYAALDAIRSFQPDVFIALGGGSPMDAAKIMWLMYEQPDLKFEEIAMRFMDIRKRICAFPDLGKKAVMVAIPTTSGTGSEVTPFAVITDDKTGMKYPVADYELTPNMAIVDPEFVMDMPKGLTAASGLDVLTHGIESFTSVYATNFSDGNALEAIRLVFKYLRAAYNEGAKNVMAREKMHYSATIAGLAFANAFLGVCHSMAHKLGAMFHVPHGLANALLLSYVIEYNATDNPTKQGLMPQYRYPFVKGRYARIADMLGLAGDCGDDRDRKVARLVVAVEALKADLNIPKSLREAGIQEAEFLEKLDEMSEQAFDDQCTGGNPRYPLIAEIRELYRKAYYAEPLASLSVA, encoded by the coding sequence ATGAGCAAGGAGTACATCGACGATCTCGTAGCCCGGGTGCGCACGGCCCAAAGCGCCTATGCCGCATTCGACCAGAAGGCTGTGGACGCCGTGTTCCACAAGGCTGCGGCGGCCGCCACCGTGAACCGCATCCCCCTGGCCCGGCTGGCGGTTACGGAGACCGGCATGGGCGTTCTCGAGGACAAGGTCATCAAAAACCACTTCGCCTCGGAATATATCTATAACAAGTACAAGGACGTCAAAACCTGCGGGGTCATCGACGAGGATCCGGCCTACGGCTACCGCGAGGTGGCCGCGCCCATCGGGGTCATCGCCGGGGTCATTCCCACCACCAACCCCACCTCCACGGCCATCTTCAAATCGCTCATCAGCTTAAAAACCCGCAACGCCATCATCTTCACCCCCCATCCCCGGGCCTGGAAATCCACCAACGAAGCCGCCCGGGTCATCCACGACGCGGCCGTGGCCGCCGGGGCGCCCCGGGACATCGTGGCCTGGATCGATCAGCCCACCCCCGAGCTCACCCGGCTGCTCATGCAGCATCCAGGGGTGAACCTCATCCTGGCCACCGGCGGCCCGGGCATGGTGCATGCCGCCTACAGCTCGGGCAAGCCGGCCATCGGCGTGGGCGCGGGCAACACCCCGGTGGTCATCGACGCCACGGCCAACATCAAGATGGCCGTCAGCTCGGTGATCATGAGCAAGACCTTCGACAACGGCATGATCTGCGCCTCGGAGCAGTCGGTCATCGTGGAGGAGTCCGTGGCCGAGGCGGTCAAGGCCGAATGCATTCTGCGCGGCTGCCATTTCGCCACCCCGGAACAATGCCGGGCCCTGGCCCGGGTGGTCTTCGTGGACGGCCATCTCAATGCCGCCATCGTGGGCCAGTCCGCGGCCGCCATCGCCGGGATGGCCGGATTCGAGGTGGACCCGGCCGTGAAGATTCTGATCGCCGAACGCGACGCCATCGACCCCGGGGACCCCTTGGCCCATGAAAAGCTCTCCCCGGTCCTGGCCTTCTACCGCTCCCCGGACTTTTCCCGGGCCGTGGACATGGCCCAGGAACTGATCATCCTCGGCGGGGCCGGGCACACCTCGGTGCTCTACACCAGCGAGACCAACGCGGACCGCATCGAGCATTTCCAACAGGTCCTGACCACCGGCCGCACCCTGATCAACATGCCCTCGTCCCAGGGGGCCATCGGCGACGTCTACAACTTCCGCCTGGCCCCCTCCCTGACCCTTGGCTGCGGCTCCTGGGGCGGCAATTCCGTGAGCGAAAACATCGGGGTGAAGCATCTGATGAATGTGAAAACCGTGGCCGAGAGGCGGGAAAACATGCTGTGGTTCAGGGTGCCGCCCAAGATCTACTTCAAGATGGGCGCGCTCAGGCTGGCCCTGGAGGAGATCAAGACCAGGAAGCGGGCGTTTCTGGTCACGGACAAGACCATGGAGGCCATGGGCCACGTGGCCAAGGTCACGTCGGTCTTGGACAACCTGGGCATTCAGTTCCGGGTCTTCAGCGAGGTCAAGCCGGATCCCGACCTTTCGGGCACATACGCGGCCCTGGATGCCATCCGGTCCTTCCAGCCCGACGTGTTCATCGCCCTGGGCGGCGGATCGCCCATGGACGCGGCCAAGATCATGTGGCTGATGTACGAGCAGCCCGACCTCAAGTTCGAGGAGATCGCCATGCGCTTCATGGACATCAGAAAGCGCATCTGCGCCTTTCCGGACCTGGGCAAAAAGGCGGTCATGGTGGCCATTCCCACCACCTCGGGCACCGGCTCCGAGGTCACCCCCTTCGCGGTCATCACCGACGACAAGACAGGCATGAAATATCCCGTCGCGGATTACGAGCTGACCCCGAACATGGCCATCGTGGACCCCGAATTCGTCATGGACATGCCCAAGGGGCTTACGGCCGCTTCCGGCCTGGACGTCCTGACCCACGGCATCGAGTCCTTCACCTCGGTCTACGCCACCAACTTCAGCGACGGCAACGCCCTGGAGGCCATCCGCCTGGTGTTCAAATATCTGCGCGCGGCCTATAACGAGGGCGCCAAAAACGTCATGGCCCGGGAGAAGATGCACTACAGCGCCACCATCGCCGGCCTGGCCTTCGCCAACGCCTTTCTCGGGGTATGCCATTCCATGGCCCACAAACTGGGGGCCATGTTTCACGTGCCCCACGGCCTGGCCAACGCCCTGCTCCTTTCCTACGTCATCGAGTACAACGCCACGGACAATCCCACCAAACAGGGGCTTATGCCCCAGTACCGCTATCCCTTCGTCAAGGGCCGTTACGCGCGCATCGCGGACATGCTGGGACTGGCCGGGGATTGCGGCGACGACCGGGATCGCAAGGTGGCCAGGCTGGTTGTGGCCGTGGAGGCCCTCAAGGCTGACCTCAACATCCCGAAGTCCCTGCGGGAGGCCGGAATCCAGGAGGCGGAATTCCTGGAGAAGCTGGACGAGATGTCCGAACAGGCCTTCGACGACCAGTGCACCGGCGGCAACCCGCGTTACCCCCTGATCGCCGAGATCAGGGAACTGTACCGCAAGGCCTATTACGCCGAGCCGTTGGCGTCGCTTTCCGTCGCGTAA
- a CDS encoding tetraacyldisaccharide 4'-kinase, whose amino-acid sequence MPSPDIAKTLLGTLLLPPARLYGLYMRLARRMGRPAVPGVPCVGVGGMQPGYPGAVLVTSWLLGWASHHGLTATVTTTPLRGGHPGRTLRATPDADPEAIDAQAIALSMYAPHAAVLSDADPRQAVAAALGAFRPDVLLAHDGFSRISPARDIQIAVLGQDDLGSGFNRPVPAGRWREDASALRRADVFVVHMDPERFEQQAERIGKRLSRFARPVVSVFPRAWRLRRAGGRETARDFGGEPYLLLTTESERRTTPHALSALLPPPRLSVIFPDGHRFTVQDLRQVMHDATRLKCPRLVCPPVTAIRLAPRLAALTGDAVALWTYDPDVVFGPSLTPGDDFRDWWEAAWERITGPTPPESEHPQKKDAPEAA is encoded by the coding sequence ATGCCGTCCCCTGATATCGCCAAAACCCTGCTGGGCACGCTCCTTCTGCCTCCGGCGCGCCTGTACGGACTGTACATGCGTCTGGCGCGGCGGATGGGCAGGCCCGCTGTCCCGGGGGTCCCCTGCGTCGGCGTGGGGGGCATGCAGCCGGGATACCCCGGGGCGGTCCTGGTGACCTCCTGGCTTCTCGGCTGGGCCAGCCACCACGGCCTGACCGCGACCGTGACCACCACGCCGCTTCGCGGCGGACACCCCGGACGGACCTTGCGGGCCACGCCCGACGCCGATCCCGAAGCCATCGACGCCCAGGCCATCGCCTTGTCCATGTACGCCCCCCATGCCGCCGTGCTCTCCGACGCCGACCCGAGGCAGGCCGTGGCAGCGGCCCTGGGGGCCTTCCGGCCGGATGTCCTCCTGGCCCACGACGGTTTTTCCCGGATATCCCCCGCCAGGGACATCCAGATCGCGGTCCTTGGCCAGGACGACCTGGGCTCCGGGTTCAACCGCCCCGTGCCGGCCGGACGCTGGCGCGAGGACGCCTCGGCGCTTCGCCGGGCCGACGTGTTCGTGGTCCACATGGACCCGGAACGCTTCGAACAGCAGGCGGAACGCATCGGCAAACGCCTGTCCCGCTTTGCCAGGCCCGTGGTCAGCGTCTTTCCCCGGGCCTGGCGGCTTCGCCGGGCGGGCGGGCGGGAGACGGCCCGGGATTTCGGCGGCGAACCCTACCTGCTTCTGACCACCGAGTCCGAACGGCGCACCACGCCGCACGCCCTGTCCGCCCTTCTGCCCCCGCCGCGGCTGTCGGTCATCTTCCCCGACGGCCACCGCTTCACGGTCCAGGACCTGCGCCAGGTCATGCACGACGCCACGCGGCTCAAATGCCCGCGCCTGGTCTGCCCGCCGGTGACGGCCATCCGTCTGGCCCCGCGCCTGGCCGCCCTTACCGGCGACGCCGTGGCCCTTTGGACCTACGACCCCGACGTGGTCTTCGGGCCGTCCCTGACCCCCGGCGACGACTTCCGGGACTGGTGGGAGGCGGCCTGGGAGCGGATCACCGGCCCCACACCCCCCGAATCGGAACACCCCCAAAAAAAAGACGCGCCGGAAGCCGCATAA
- a CDS encoding Bax inhibitor-1/YccA family protein, with protein MNQPYRVMDTTRTRAEVVNAFMRGVYAWMFMGLGVTALAALFTISSPAVAQVVLGNQIVFFGLIIGELALVVALSAAISRLSSGTASALFLLYSALNGLTLSAIFLAYSPTAIFNAFVVSAGMFGAMSVYGVVTKKDLTSWGSFLFMGLIGIIIASVVNIFTKSAAMDFVISCVGVLVFLGLTAYDTQKLRVMGETAPAGDATAIRRGTILGALTLYLDFINLFLMMLRLFGSSRD; from the coding sequence ATGAACCAACCCTATCGCGTGATGGATACGACCCGCACCCGGGCCGAAGTCGTCAACGCCTTCATGCGCGGCGTGTACGCCTGGATGTTCATGGGCCTCGGGGTCACGGCCCTGGCCGCGCTGTTCACCATAAGCTCCCCGGCCGTGGCCCAGGTGGTCCTTGGCAACCAGATCGTGTTTTTCGGGCTGATCATCGGCGAGCTGGCCCTGGTCGTGGCCCTGAGCGCGGCCATAAGCCGGCTCTCGAGCGGCACGGCCAGCGCCCTTTTCCTTTTGTACAGCGCGCTGAACGGCCTGACCCTGTCGGCCATCTTTCTGGCCTACAGCCCCACGGCCATTTTCAACGCCTTCGTGGTCAGCGCGGGCATGTTCGGGGCCATGAGCGTCTACGGCGTGGTCACCAAAAAGGACCTGACCTCCTGGGGCAGCTTCCTGTTCATGGGGCTTATCGGCATCATCATCGCCTCGGTGGTGAACATCTTCACCAAGAGCGCGGCCATGGACTTCGTGATCTCCTGCGTGGGCGTACTGGTCTTTCTTGGGCTGACCGCCTACGACACCCAGAAGCTGCGGGTCATGGGCGAGACCGCCCCGGCCGGGGACGCCACGGCCATCCGCCGGGGAACCATCCTCGGGGCGCTCACCCTGTATCTGGACTTCATCAACCTCTTTCTCATGATGCTGCGGCTTTTCGGTTCCAGCCGCGACTAA
- a CDS encoding BPL-N domain-containing protein, producing the protein MPRKSPAPIVLLWDHAHIWGLLLHRALTRLGLSFSLLRARDAARVLLGDAPPGLLVVPGGFARKKLEALGEEGAEAVRRFVAEGGAYLGICGGAGLALSDPDGLSLCPWRRAGFTNRLKHFISGHVRVTPRRPSPLVPDWLPARPLVAVWWPARFAPPAAEVQGHAPGEVLAAYAAPGPDFMLADLDVSGLSKATLDAWRERYGLGLGPEFLGEGPCMLTGVFGRGRYVLSHAHLETPDSPQANAWLAHILAVLTAGSPPRTPPAAVPAWDLNGEPRLFADPGLEKAQALLEEVIELGVAHRLLFRRNAWLLGWRPGAPGFAVSNLRAMLRQAGSLPPTPSGATYWCENSRGFLADMRRFHEGVSASFLDERLAATLSRFGRMALPEAALARQRLELFGPPPGVGGACGGLVGTLDELVFRMLAG; encoded by the coding sequence ATGCCTCGCAAATCCCCCGCGCCCATCGTCCTTCTGTGGGACCACGCCCACATCTGGGGGCTTTTGCTGCACCGGGCCCTGACCCGCCTGGGCCTGTCGTTTTCCCTCCTGCGCGCCCGGGACGCGGCCCGGGTGCTCCTGGGGGACGCCCCGCCAGGGCTCCTGGTGGTCCCCGGCGGATTCGCCCGGAAAAAACTCGAGGCCCTGGGGGAGGAGGGGGCCGAGGCCGTACGTCGTTTCGTGGCCGAAGGCGGGGCGTATCTGGGGATATGCGGCGGCGCGGGACTGGCCCTGTCCGACCCCGACGGCCTGTCCCTGTGTCCGTGGCGGCGGGCCGGGTTCACCAACCGCCTCAAGCATTTCATCAGCGGCCACGTCCGGGTCACGCCACGTCGGCCCTCGCCCCTGGTCCCGGACTGGCTGCCGGCCCGGCCCCTGGTCGCGGTGTGGTGGCCGGCCCGGTTCGCGCCGCCGGCGGCCGAGGTCCAGGGCCATGCGCCAGGGGAGGTCCTGGCCGCCTACGCCGCCCCGGGCCCGGATTTCATGCTGGCCGACCTGGATGTGTCCGGCCTGTCCAAGGCCACCCTCGACGCCTGGCGGGAACGCTACGGGCTGGGGCTCGGACCGGAATTTTTGGGCGAGGGACCGTGCATGCTCACCGGGGTTTTCGGCCGGGGGCGTTACGTCCTGTCCCACGCCCACCTGGAGACCCCGGACTCCCCGCAGGCCAACGCCTGGCTGGCCCACATCCTGGCCGTCCTGACCGCAGGCTCCCCGCCCCGGACGCCGCCAGCGGCCGTGCCCGCCTGGGACCTGAACGGGGAACCCCGCCTTTTCGCGGACCCGGGACTGGAGAAGGCCCAGGCCCTGCTGGAGGAGGTCATCGAGCTGGGCGTCGCGCACCGGCTGCTTTTCAGGCGCAACGCCTGGCTTCTGGGCTGGCGGCCGGGGGCTCCGGGATTCGCGGTCAGCAACCTCAGGGCCATGCTGCGCCAGGCCGGGTCCCTGCCGCCGACCCCGTCGGGCGCGACCTACTGGTGTGAGAACAGCCGGGGGTTTTTGGCGGACATGCGCCGCTTCCACGAGGGCGTCAGCGCCTCGTTTCTGGACGAACGCCTGGCCGCCACCCTGTCCCGGTTCGGACGGATGGCCCTGCCCGAGGCGGCCCTGGCCAGGCAGCGCCTGGAACTCTTCGGCCCGCCGCCGGGGGTGGGCGGGGCCTGCGGCGGACTTGTGGGAACGCTCGACGAACTGGTCTTCCGGATGCTCGCCGGCTGA
- a CDS encoding ferredoxin, which translates to MTQDCPLRSVSINPVCCNGCGTCAEMAPEIFKMDPLTEKAVVTCDECPEDAAMLARAYCPHDCIEVD; encoded by the coding sequence ATGACCCAGGACTGTCCCCTGCGTAGCGTCTCGATCAACCCCGTGTGCTGCAACGGGTGCGGCACCTGCGCCGAGATGGCCCCGGAGATTTTCAAAATGGATCCCCTGACCGAGAAGGCCGTGGTCACGTGCGACGAGTGTCCCGAGGACGCGGCCATGCTGGCCAGGGCCTACTGCCCCCACGACTGCATCGAGGTGGACTGA
- a CDS encoding zinc-ribbon domain-containing protein, with the protein MICNKCGAENDNDQRFCAVCGHKLRSRERLAEPDPAKSPDQDGSVSGDGPGAGGAREAGEGSGTPDDAGAGVFLEPLAMGRLPSFGGLAFAWALALLLAGAALWSAFTGISWPLYPLTAIVALLAWLRGL; encoded by the coding sequence ATGATCTGTAACAAGTGCGGCGCGGAAAACGACAACGACCAGCGGTTCTGCGCGGTCTGCGGGCACAAGCTGCGCTCGCGGGAGCGGCTGGCGGAGCCCGATCCGGCGAAGTCTCCGGACCAGGACGGTTCCGTGTCCGGAGACGGCCCAGGCGCCGGCGGCGCGCGGGAGGCGGGCGAGGGGTCCGGAACGCCCGACGACGCCGGGGCGGGGGTGTTTTTGGAGCCCCTGGCCATGGGACGTCTTCCGTCCTTCGGCGGCCTGGCCTTTGCCTGGGCCCTGGCCCTGCTCCTTGCCGGGGCTGCCCTGTGGTCGGCCTTCACCGGCATCTCCTGGCCCCTGTATCCCCTGACGGCGATCGTGGCCCTTCTGGCCTGGTTGCGCGGGCTGTAG